One window from the genome of Chaetodon trifascialis isolate fChaTrf1 chromosome 20, fChaTrf1.hap1, whole genome shotgun sequence encodes:
- the add1 gene encoding alpha-adducin isoform X12 yields the protein MINRKQQRGQTKEKNVRGFSFRKSRTNAVTKSWVSPQPASSLGTVWSFFTRGRRGRPRMNGESGAGVVTAPPPTTAPHKERYFDRVDESSPEYQRERNMAPDLRQDFNMMEQRKRVSMILQSPAFCDELETMIQDQLKKGKTPTSLLALQQIADFMTTSMPSMYPAAPQGGMAALNMSLGMVTPVNDLRGSDSISYDKGEKLLRCKLAAFYRLADLFGWSELIYNHLTVRVNSDHERFLLVPFGLLFSEVTASSLVKINLQGEVVDRGSTNLGVNQAGFTLHSAIYASRPDVKCIVHVHTAAGAAVSAMKCGLLPISPEALSLGEVTYHDYHGILVDQEECALIQKNLGPSSKVLILRNHGLVSVGETVEEAFYYIHNLVTACEIQVRTLASAGGPDNLVMLDPGKYKARPRVPEPAGDGSSTHPKWQVGEQEFEALMRMLDNLGYRTGYPYRCPALRDKAKKYSDVEIASSAHGGYSYGEDSDSGARSPLKHSFQRGQRDKTRWLNAGGRPDEPYEDGPDGSSPKSKPKWTKEDGLRQAAVANQFIPMNTNPKEVLEMRNKIREQNLQDIKTAGPQSQVLCASTVVERSFNQGELVTASKAIIEKEYQPKVIVSKQGPNPFTKLTDQELEEYRKEVEQKQKGPEDPEELVEPEEEPKGQKPTTTPPSTPVRAEEGDGNTKEYLLP from the exons ATGattaacagaaaacagcagagaggacagaccaAAGAGAAGAATGTGAGAGGATTCAGTTTCAGGAAATCACGGACGAATGCCGTTACAAAGTCATGGGTATCACCCCAACCCGCCTCCTCTCTGGGCACAGTTTGGAGTTTCTTCACACGTGGACGGC GAGGCAGGCCCAGGATGAACGGCGAGTCAGGTGCCGGGGTGGTGACGGCCCCCCCTCCCACCACAGCCCCCCACAAGGAGCGGTACTTCGACCGGGTGGATGAGAGCAGCCCGGAGTaccagagggagagaaacatgGCACCCGACCTGCGGCAGGATTTCAACATgatggagcagaggaagagggtcTCCATGATACTCCAGAGCCCG GCATTCTGCGATGAGCTGGAGACAATGATCCAGGATCAGCTGAAGAAGGGAAAGACGCCCACTAGCCTGTTGGCTCTGCAGCAGATCGCAGACTTCATGACCACCAGCATGCCTTCCATGTATCCCGCTGCACCACAAGGAGGCATGGCGGCGCTGAACATGA gttTGGGTATGGTGACTCCAGTGAACGATCTGCGTGGCTCAGACTCTATTTCCTACGACAAAGGCGAGAAGCTGCTTCGCTGCAAGCTGGCTGCCTTTTATCGGCTGGCTGATTTGTTCGGCTGGTCGGAGCTCATCTACAACCACCTCACA GTCAGGGTGAACTCAGACCACGAGCGCTTCCTACTTGTCCCTTTTGGGCTCCTGTTCAGTGAAGTCACTGCCTCCAGTCTG gTGAAGATAAACCTTCAGGGTGAGGTAGTGGACCGGGGCAGCACCAATCTCGGGGTCAACCAGGCCGGCTTCACCCTCCACTCCGCCATCTACGCCTCACGGCCCGATGTCAAGTGTAtcgtacatgtacacacagctgcaggtgcTGCG gtgtcAGCCATGAAGTGTGGCCTGTTGCCCATCTCACCTGAGGCACTGTCCCTGGGTGAGGTGACCTATCATGACTACCACGGCATACTGGTGGATCAGGAAGAGTGTGCTCTCATTCAGAAGAACCTCGGGCCCAGCAGCAAG GTGTTGATCCTGAGGAACCATGGTTTGGTGTCTGTCGGCGAAACAGTGGAGGAAGCTTTCTATTACATCCACAATCTGGTCACTGCCTGTGAGATCCAG GTGCGAACACTGGCCAGCGCTGGAGGGCCTGATAACCTCGTGATGCTGGACCCAGGGAAATACAAGGCGCGCCCACGGGTCCCGGAGCCAGCTGGCGACGGGTCCTCTACACACCCCAAGTGGCAAGTCGGGGAGCAGGAGTTTGAGGCTCTCATGAGAATGCTCGACAACTTG GGCTACAGGACGGGCTACCCTTACCGCTGCCCGGCATTGCGAGACAAAGCTAAAAAGTACAGCGACGTGGAGATCGCTTCCTCTGCCCACGGTGGTTACTCATACGGCGAGGACAGTGACTCAGGCGCTCGCTCCCCGCTGAAGCACAGCTTCCAGCGCGGCCAGCGCGACAAGACCCGCTGGCTTAATGCCGGCGGCCGGCCCGACGAGCCCTACGAGGACGGGCCCGACGGCAGCAGCCCCAAGTCGAAGCCTAAG TGGACAAAGGAAGACGGACTCCGCCAGGCTGCTGTAGCCAATCAGTTCATCCCAATGAACACAAACCCAAAAGAAGTCCTGGAAATGAGGAATAAG ATCCGGGAGCAGAACCTGCAGGACATAAAGACAGCGGGGCCCCAGTCTCAGGTTCTGTGTGCCAGCACCGTGGTGGAACGGTCCTTTAACCAG GGGGAGCTAGTGACCGCGTCAAAGGCCATTATCGAAAAGGAGTACCAGCCCAAGGTTATCGTCAGCAAGCAGGGTCCAAACCCCTTCACCAAACTGACCGaccaggagctggaggagtACCGCAAGGAGgtggagcagaaac
- the add1 gene encoding alpha-adducin isoform X14, with amino-acid sequence MNGESGAGVVTAPPPTTAPHKERYFDRVDESSPEYQRERNMAPDLRQDFNMMEQRKRVSMILQSPAFCDELETMIQDQLKKGKTPTSLLALQQIADFMTTSMPSMYPAAPQGGMAALNMSLGMVTPVNDLRGSDSISYDKGEKLLRCKLAAFYRLADLFGWSELIYNHLTVRVNSDHERFLLVPFGLLFSEVTASSLVKINLQGEVVDRGSTNLGVNQAGFTLHSAIYASRPDVKCIVHVHTAAGAAVSAMKCGLLPISPEALSLGEVTYHDYHGILVDQEECALIQKNLGPSSKVLILRNHGLVSVGETVEEAFYYIHNLVTACEIQVRTLASAGGPDNLVMLDPGKYKARPRVPEPAGDGSSTHPKWQVGEQEFEALMRMLDNLGYRTGYPYRCPALRDKAKKYSDVEIASSAHGGYSYGEDSDSGARSPLKHSFQRGQRDKTRWLNAGGRPDEPYEDGPDGSSPKSKPKWTKEDGLRQAAVANQFIPMNTNPKEVLEMRNKIREQNLQDIKTAGPQSQVLCASTVVERSFNQGELVTASKAIIEKEYQPKVIVSKQGPNPFTKLTDQELEEYRKEVEQKQKGPEDPEELVEPEEEPKGQKPTTTPPSTPVRAEEGDGNTKEYLLP; translated from the exons ATGAACGGCGAGTCAGGTGCCGGGGTGGTGACGGCCCCCCCTCCCACCACAGCCCCCCACAAGGAGCGGTACTTCGACCGGGTGGATGAGAGCAGCCCGGAGTaccagagggagagaaacatgGCACCCGACCTGCGGCAGGATTTCAACATgatggagcagaggaagagggtcTCCATGATACTCCAGAGCCCG GCATTCTGCGATGAGCTGGAGACAATGATCCAGGATCAGCTGAAGAAGGGAAAGACGCCCACTAGCCTGTTGGCTCTGCAGCAGATCGCAGACTTCATGACCACCAGCATGCCTTCCATGTATCCCGCTGCACCACAAGGAGGCATGGCGGCGCTGAACATGA gttTGGGTATGGTGACTCCAGTGAACGATCTGCGTGGCTCAGACTCTATTTCCTACGACAAAGGCGAGAAGCTGCTTCGCTGCAAGCTGGCTGCCTTTTATCGGCTGGCTGATTTGTTCGGCTGGTCGGAGCTCATCTACAACCACCTCACA GTCAGGGTGAACTCAGACCACGAGCGCTTCCTACTTGTCCCTTTTGGGCTCCTGTTCAGTGAAGTCACTGCCTCCAGTCTG gTGAAGATAAACCTTCAGGGTGAGGTAGTGGACCGGGGCAGCACCAATCTCGGGGTCAACCAGGCCGGCTTCACCCTCCACTCCGCCATCTACGCCTCACGGCCCGATGTCAAGTGTAtcgtacatgtacacacagctgcaggtgcTGCG gtgtcAGCCATGAAGTGTGGCCTGTTGCCCATCTCACCTGAGGCACTGTCCCTGGGTGAGGTGACCTATCATGACTACCACGGCATACTGGTGGATCAGGAAGAGTGTGCTCTCATTCAGAAGAACCTCGGGCCCAGCAGCAAG GTGTTGATCCTGAGGAACCATGGTTTGGTGTCTGTCGGCGAAACAGTGGAGGAAGCTTTCTATTACATCCACAATCTGGTCACTGCCTGTGAGATCCAG GTGCGAACACTGGCCAGCGCTGGAGGGCCTGATAACCTCGTGATGCTGGACCCAGGGAAATACAAGGCGCGCCCACGGGTCCCGGAGCCAGCTGGCGACGGGTCCTCTACACACCCCAAGTGGCAAGTCGGGGAGCAGGAGTTTGAGGCTCTCATGAGAATGCTCGACAACTTG GGCTACAGGACGGGCTACCCTTACCGCTGCCCGGCATTGCGAGACAAAGCTAAAAAGTACAGCGACGTGGAGATCGCTTCCTCTGCCCACGGTGGTTACTCATACGGCGAGGACAGTGACTCAGGCGCTCGCTCCCCGCTGAAGCACAGCTTCCAGCGCGGCCAGCGCGACAAGACCCGCTGGCTTAATGCCGGCGGCCGGCCCGACGAGCCCTACGAGGACGGGCCCGACGGCAGCAGCCCCAAGTCGAAGCCTAAG TGGACAAAGGAAGACGGACTCCGCCAGGCTGCTGTAGCCAATCAGTTCATCCCAATGAACACAAACCCAAAAGAAGTCCTGGAAATGAGGAATAAG ATCCGGGAGCAGAACCTGCAGGACATAAAGACAGCGGGGCCCCAGTCTCAGGTTCTGTGTGCCAGCACCGTGGTGGAACGGTCCTTTAACCAG GGGGAGCTAGTGACCGCGTCAAAGGCCATTATCGAAAAGGAGTACCAGCCCAAGGTTATCGTCAGCAAGCAGGGTCCAAACCCCTTCACCAAACTGACCGaccaggagctggaggagtACCGCAAGGAGgtggagcagaaac
- the add1 gene encoding alpha-adducin isoform X10 — protein sequence MNGESGAGVVTAPPPTTAPHKERYFDRVDESSPEYQRERNMAPDLRQDFNMMEQRKRVSMILQSPAFCDELETMIQDQLKKGKTPTSLLALQQIADFMTTSMPSMYPAAPQGGMAALNMSLGMVTPVNDLRGSDSISYDKGEKLLRCKLAAFYRLADLFGWSELIYNHLTVRVNSDHERFLLVPFGLLFSEVTASSLVKINLQGEVVDRGSTNLGVNQAGFTLHSAIYASRPDVKCIVHVHTAAGAAVSAMKCGLLPISPEALSLGEVTYHDYHGILVDQEECALIQKNLGPSSKVLILRNHGLVSVGETVEEAFYYIHNLVTACEIQVRTLASAGGPDNLVMLDPGKYKARPRVPEPAGDGSSTHPKWQVGEQEFEALMRMLDNLGYRTGYPYRCPALRDKAKKYSDVEIASSAHGGYSYGEDSDSGARSPLKHSFQRGQRDKTRWLNAGGRPDEPYEDGPDGSSPKSKPKVWTNITHDHVKPLLQSLSSGVCVPSCITNCLWTKEDGLRQAAVANQFIPMNTNPKEVLEMRNKIREQNLQDIKTAGPQSQVLCASTVVERSFNQGELVTASKAIIEKEYQPKVIVSKQGPNPFTKLTDQELEEYRKEVEQKQKGPEDPEELVEPEEEPKGQKPTTTPPSTPVRAEEGDGNTKEYLLP from the exons ATGAACGGCGAGTCAGGTGCCGGGGTGGTGACGGCCCCCCCTCCCACCACAGCCCCCCACAAGGAGCGGTACTTCGACCGGGTGGATGAGAGCAGCCCGGAGTaccagagggagagaaacatgGCACCCGACCTGCGGCAGGATTTCAACATgatggagcagaggaagagggtcTCCATGATACTCCAGAGCCCG GCATTCTGCGATGAGCTGGAGACAATGATCCAGGATCAGCTGAAGAAGGGAAAGACGCCCACTAGCCTGTTGGCTCTGCAGCAGATCGCAGACTTCATGACCACCAGCATGCCTTCCATGTATCCCGCTGCACCACAAGGAGGCATGGCGGCGCTGAACATGA gttTGGGTATGGTGACTCCAGTGAACGATCTGCGTGGCTCAGACTCTATTTCCTACGACAAAGGCGAGAAGCTGCTTCGCTGCAAGCTGGCTGCCTTTTATCGGCTGGCTGATTTGTTCGGCTGGTCGGAGCTCATCTACAACCACCTCACA GTCAGGGTGAACTCAGACCACGAGCGCTTCCTACTTGTCCCTTTTGGGCTCCTGTTCAGTGAAGTCACTGCCTCCAGTCTG gTGAAGATAAACCTTCAGGGTGAGGTAGTGGACCGGGGCAGCACCAATCTCGGGGTCAACCAGGCCGGCTTCACCCTCCACTCCGCCATCTACGCCTCACGGCCCGATGTCAAGTGTAtcgtacatgtacacacagctgcaggtgcTGCG gtgtcAGCCATGAAGTGTGGCCTGTTGCCCATCTCACCTGAGGCACTGTCCCTGGGTGAGGTGACCTATCATGACTACCACGGCATACTGGTGGATCAGGAAGAGTGTGCTCTCATTCAGAAGAACCTCGGGCCCAGCAGCAAG GTGTTGATCCTGAGGAACCATGGTTTGGTGTCTGTCGGCGAAACAGTGGAGGAAGCTTTCTATTACATCCACAATCTGGTCACTGCCTGTGAGATCCAG GTGCGAACACTGGCCAGCGCTGGAGGGCCTGATAACCTCGTGATGCTGGACCCAGGGAAATACAAGGCGCGCCCACGGGTCCCGGAGCCAGCTGGCGACGGGTCCTCTACACACCCCAAGTGGCAAGTCGGGGAGCAGGAGTTTGAGGCTCTCATGAGAATGCTCGACAACTTG GGCTACAGGACGGGCTACCCTTACCGCTGCCCGGCATTGCGAGACAAAGCTAAAAAGTACAGCGACGTGGAGATCGCTTCCTCTGCCCACGGTGGTTACTCATACGGCGAGGACAGTGACTCAGGCGCTCGCTCCCCGCTGAAGCACAGCTTCCAGCGCGGCCAGCGCGACAAGACCCGCTGGCTTAATGCCGGCGGCCGGCCCGACGAGCCCTACGAGGACGGGCCCGACGGCAGCAGCCCCAAGTCGAAGCCTAAGGTGTGGACGAACATAACACACGATCACGTCAAACCCTTGCTGCAGTCTCTCTCGTCTGGTGTCTGCGTGCCAAGCTGTATAACCAACTGCTTG TGGACAAAGGAAGACGGACTCCGCCAGGCTGCTGTAGCCAATCAGTTCATCCCAATGAACACAAACCCAAAAGAAGTCCTGGAAATGAGGAATAAG ATCCGGGAGCAGAACCTGCAGGACATAAAGACAGCGGGGCCCCAGTCTCAGGTTCTGTGTGCCAGCACCGTGGTGGAACGGTCCTTTAACCAG GGGGAGCTAGTGACCGCGTCAAAGGCCATTATCGAAAAGGAGTACCAGCCCAAGGTTATCGTCAGCAAGCAGGGTCCAAACCCCTTCACCAAACTGACCGaccaggagctggaggagtACCGCAAGGAGgtggagcagaaac